The genomic interval TTCGGTTATGTCTTGGACTTGGTACGTAAAAGTGTGATTTCGgtgtataaattgtttataaattgataTTGACTTTTTCGCTTAGcttgatttatatgtactgaaaataccctttgtatggaaaaagccgtgttactatatttatatatgttttacgtaCCAAAAACAACGCTGCGAGActttggaattttgtaaatgttttgtgagtaaattatgGCCATTCTGGGTGTTATTTCGAATGGGTATGCGTATGGTacttaataagattttctcttttaggcttatacatatctcgaagcctatgtggaaaaaaagttcttcaaattGAAGCTTAGGGACAAACGGtacgtataggtacatgtaggtagggtgGTTGCCAGTAATCCCGGTCTTCTCCATGCACGTTTCAAATAATCATGCCTATAAGggttttttgttacagtacagatctgggatgttctgtttgtttgttgtcacaacTTATCTGCATATGCTTTTGTAtaccttgtctgtatatgtgcattgGAAATAGGCCATGATTATCTTTCACTGTGTGATTATATTcttgtgtgaaacattgcttcagGCGCCCCGCCACatctggatttgtacacaagcTAGCCCAGCTACCAGGAACCGAGCgaattcagaagattttaaatgtggatgggtttgtatttaccttgtgttttatctggctgtttttattttttggtataattagaTATGGCTATTTTGGCTCCAGTTATGAATGGAGTAGTATCGGAATGGCTTTCCAGCTTTCAAGTTATCTATATACAGacagttcaaatgtgtataaacatttgacaaggctaaagccataaaaaaggaggaaagtaactaagaatattgcagtcatcaagtagtcatttacatgtagatgtgtgtttaattatttatcattataatttcataattttgttccgcgcatgacttgctaaaaagtgtgaaggcatatatgtttaattagtagcaatatatatacatttccagatttcagtcttttacaaatgaaataggaagcctttaacaggattgcattctgttcacatttttttctttgtaggtacgaagggacagtcaggaataggagatgtaaggaagctttggttcgggatgtagtcgcactgcttgtatccaacaaactgcacatatctttaccagaagcaagacgaagatgctgtcaaactgaacattcatcgttacacacggcacttaaaaaaagtgaacaattaagagCACACCGCTTAATCAGCAGTACCGAGTCGTAAATGGCatgctgtgtgtgtaaataatagatgactgatgagttgacaatgtgtattttatatcattgttatcattgtatcatggctatatgccttgtacatatagcctacacctataatgtattttccattccacctccataccattcattgcttcacttacacatgtatagaatcttagaatgtacaagagagttaatacactaataaacttgcctagggtactgcagcatatgtaatgaaacacaacttttatccgtacatctcagtaaagcgttcttcagtttataatagtttttctgtaaaggtttttgcaaaCCGGATGAATACAATGCTGTAACCATTTTTAGGGAAAGGAACTTGTTGAATTAGAGTTTCTGTTGGCAAACTCTCCATGGGCGGTGGGTTATGGCACTGCGACAGGgctccttaaaatacatatatttaaactagaatgtggttgttgacttttttattcaactgtccggAATTGGTGGTCACTGGATTTCTCATATTGGATGATTCGAGGATTATATTCTAAGGCTCTGTGAAAACTTTCtcatctacgtacatgtagagaaaggcaAACTCGGTTTGTCCTCGTTCGTGTTGGGCTTTTCCCATCTGCGGAGaaaaaggatggtaaattagtcaccgtcctcctcgtggattttgtacctgatacctataggaacgtcaattaaccaccgtcctccgtattgatgttgtactttatacctgcaggaatgtaaattagccaccgtcctcctcatggattttgtactttaaacctatagggatgtaaattagccaccgtcctcctcgtggatgttgtaccttatacctacggggaggtaaatcagccaccgtcctcctcatggatgttgtactttaaacctatagggatgtaaattagccaccgtcctcctcgtagatgtggtaccttatacctatatggatgtaaattagccaccgtcctcctcgtggatgttgtactttatacctgtaggaagataaattagccactgtcctcctcgtggatgttctacctgatacctataggaaggtaaactagcaaccgtccttctcgtggatgttgtactttatagctataggaaggtaaagtagccaacgtcctcctcgtggatgttgtactttatacctatatggatgtaaattagccacggtcctcctcgtggatgttgtactttatagctatagcctcgtggatgttgtactttatacctgcaggaacataaattagtcaccgtcggctttgtggttgttgtaccttatgcctatatgaacataaattagtcaccgtccccctcgtggatgttgtactttacacctgcagaaaaataaattagtcaccgtcctcctcgtggatgttgtactttacacctgcagaaaggtaaattagtcaccgtcctcctcgtggatgttgtactttacacctgcaggaaggtaaattagtcactgtcctcctcgtggatgttgtactttacacctgcagaaaggtaaattagccaccgtcctcctcatggatgttgtacttcacacctgcagaaaggtaaactagccaccgtcctcctcatagatgttgtacttcacacctgcagaagataaattagccaccgtcatcctcgtggatgttgtactttacacctgcaggaagttaaattagccaccgtcctcctcgtggatgttgtactttacacctgcagaaaggtaaattagtcaccgtccttctcgtggatgttgtactttacacctgcaggaaggtaaattagtcaccgtcctcctcgtggatgttgtactttacacctgcagaaaggtaaattagccaccgtcctcctcatggatgttgtacttcacacctgcagaaaggtaaattagccaccgtcctcctcgtggatgttgtacttcacacctgcaaaaaggtaagttagccaccgtcctcctcatagatgtacttcacacctgcagaaggtaaattagccaccgtcctcctcatggatgttgtactttatacctgtaggaagaTAAATAAGCCAcggtccttctcgtggatgttgtactttatagctatagcctcgtggatgttgtactttatacctgcaggaacataaCTCAGTCACCGTCCGCTTCGTGGTTGTTGTACCTTATGCCTAtatgaacataaattagtcaccgtcctcctcgtggatattgtactttatacctgcagaaaggtaaattagtcaccgtcctcctcgtggatgttgtactttacacctgcagaaaggtaaattagtcaccgtcctcctcgtggatgttttactttacacctgcaggaaggtaaattagtcaccgtcctcctcgtggatgatgtactttacacctgcagaaaggtaaattagccaccgtcctcctcatggatgttgtacttcacacctgcagaaaggtaaattagccaccgtcctcctcgtggatgttgtacttcacacctgcagaaaggtaagttagccaccgtccttttcatggatgttgtacttcacacctgcagaaggtaaattagccaccgtcctcctcatggatatTGTACtctacacctgcagaaaggtaaattagtcaccgtcctcctcgtggatgttgtactttgcacctgcagaaaggtaatttagtcaccgtcctcctcatggatgttgtactttatacctataggaaagtaaactagccaacgtcctcctcgtggatgttgtactttacacctgcagaaaggtaaattagtcaccgtccttctcgtggatgttgtactttacacctgcagaaaggtaaattagtcaccgtccgctTCGTGGTTGTTGTACTTTATGCctataggaacataaattagtcaccgtcctcctcgtggatgttatactatatacctataggaaggtaaagcaaccaccgtcctcctcgtggatgttgttcctgatacctggagaaaggtaaattagcaagcgtcctcctcgtggatattgtactttatacctgcaggaaggtaaattagccaccgtcctcctcgtggatgttgtactttatacatatagggatgtaaattagccaccgtcttccttgtggatgttgtactttatacctataggcaggtaaattagccaccgttttcctcgtggatgttgtactttataactatatgaaggtaaagcatccaccgtcctcctcgtggatgtttttcctgatacc from Liolophura sinensis isolate JHLJ2023 chromosome 3, CUHK_Ljap_v2, whole genome shotgun sequence carries:
- the LOC135464211 gene encoding uncharacterized protein LOC135464211, which produces MFICVSDVISQVDVIDQYVEGLLTDRGSKWSESSELEIFLTNPRREFLKGFVFGYVLDLAYTYLEAYVEKKFFKLKLRDKRRPATSGFVHKLAQLPGTERIQKILNVDGYEGTVRNRRCKEALVRDVVALLVSNKLHISLPEARRRCCQTEHSSLHTALKKSEQLRAHRLISSTES